A window from Vigna angularis cultivar LongXiaoDou No.4 chromosome 7, ASM1680809v1, whole genome shotgun sequence encodes these proteins:
- the LOC128197823 gene encoding uncharacterized protein LOC128197823: MGDLIVGDPTVGGLMGDLIVVDLIVDEGELMVGDLILGDLIVGDLIVGELIVGEVNVGELNVCDLIVVAELIVDERIVGDLIVGDLIVVMGDFIVGDLIVSELIVGELIVGDLIVVVVGERLVCDLIMGDLIVSELIVGEVNVGELNVGDLIVGDLIVGNLIVNVSLVILSWVNLSLCELIVVDLIVGEGELIVGELMVGDLILGDLIVGHLIVGDIIVGDLIMGDPIVIDLIVGDLIVGEVTVGELIVGDIMVGDLMGYLIVGKLIMGDLIVAELVVGELIIGELIIGEFIMGDLIVGELIVGDLIMCELTEGELILGEIMGYLIVGKLIMGDLIVAELIVGERIVGDLIMGELIVV, from the exons atgggtgatcttatcgtgggtgatcctACCGTGGGTGGACttatgggtgatcttatcgtgg ttgatcttatcgtggatgAGGGTGAACTTATGGTAGGTGATCTTATCTTGGGTGATCTTattgtgggtgatcttatcgtgg GTgagcttatcgtgggtgaagTTAACGTGGGTGAACTTAACGTgtgtgatcttatcgtgg tGGCTGAACTTATCGTGGATGAACGTATcgttggtgatcttatcgtgggtgaccTTATCGTTGT aATGGGTGactttatcgtgggtgatcttatcgtgagtGAACTCATCGTGGGTGAACtcatcgtgggtgatcttatcgtag TTGTCGTGGGTGAACGTCTCGTTTGTGATCTTAttatgggtgatcttatcgtgagtgagcttatcgtgggtgaagTTAACGTGGGTGAACTtaacgtgggtgatcttatcgtgggggatcttatcgtgggtaatcTTATC GTGAACGTATCgttggtgatcttatcatgggtgaacttatcgttgtgTGAACTTATTGTagttgatcttatcgtgggtgagggtgaacttatcgtgggtgaacttatggTAGGTGATCTTATCTTGGGTGATCTTATAGTGGGtcatcttatcgtgg GTGatattatcgtgggtgatcttatcatgggtgatcctATCGTgattgatcttatcgtgggtgatcttattgtAGGTGAAGTTAcagtgggtgaacttatcgtgggtgatatTATGGTGGGTGATCTTAtg GGTTATCTTATCGTAGGtaaacttatcatgggtgatcttatagtTGCTGAACTtgtcgtgggtgaacttatcattgGTGAACTTATCATCGGTGAatttatcatgggtgatcttatcgtgggtgaactcatCGTGGGCGATCTTATCATGTGTGAACTTACAGAGGGTGAACTTATCTTGGGTGAAATTATG GGTTATCTTATTGTGGGtaaacttatcatgggtgatcttatagtggctgaacttatcgtgggAGAACGTATCgttggtgatcttatcatgggtgaacttatcgttgtgTGA